One Aethina tumida isolate Nest 87 chromosome 5, icAetTumi1.1, whole genome shotgun sequence genomic window carries:
- the LOC109597140 gene encoding kinesin-like protein KIF9, which translates to MFSSKARQADCRVFFRIYPIESIDDNHVKLDKDEKTIYIRSRQELKRPESSPKEATYWKYVTDGTFRHVSQNHLYNVVRDNVMENVLAGVDAIIMCFGQTGCGKSLTMSGLQELPQDLGIVPRVVNDLFNLKQDYIKNKQKIFIELSYMEYGRHVANDLLKKYPNSLEYPFVGTKLKVKDKDQALNLIFKGEGRKELISNGHSSHMFSSILTFFITIKDATLEKPFCFSSKLHLIDLAGTDSSSNKTCSFKSPSDVGTANLFKSDLEAFVLCLCDNIPEKIKIKIRTNPLIKYLGCSLSNQSILRFVGHISLETENMSITSSLLRFGLALKGLKMRSKIVISGLTPDVETTFYKRELEKMLEEKRQEAIITNQVKRCFVDTERFQQMQRSVYDFLNNGVEMMEVLNVTEIKTTFDIFRKIYTDFDSEKSKIYKEAYNKAIEDTKMSKKSTIAPTTKRSMELRSFSRITPKTSSSESSQKKQQQRVSHIPKRSTHSVDVELTAKSSSIKKDVSYIPDILPEYLSVWMTYTNDGDSNFAVFEEQYRDNELTLHDAYLSYLQELKTLEEFKTKVDQLELELEHVKLLASTSMGKDESLQGVVEACMENLEKARQEELVQTEKCLSCRTKVNVLLNMRHKYRKLLELDFDEYCIVHFQMKVPNLQDFQANQLEMCTVNLEGLKQEHEDRPQECGVYVEKIMTLGKLQELQSLIAKEVQKKIRYEKTHKTMFKL; encoded by the exons ATGTTCTCCAGCAAGGCACGACAGGCCGATTGTCGAGTATTTTTCCGGATTTATCCCATCGAATCGATCGACGATAACCACGTGAAATTGGACAAGGACGAGAAGACCATTTACATCAGAAGCAGACAGGAGTTGAAACGTCCCGAGTCATCACCAAAAGAAGCAACATATTGGAAATACGTCACTGATGGAACTTTCAGACACGTCTCTCAAAACCATCTCTACAATGTCGTCAGAGATAATGTTATGGAAAA CGTACTAGCCGGAGTTGATGCAATAATAATGTGCTTCGGCCAAACGGGATGCGGAAAGAGTCTGACGATGTCTGGACTACAAGAACTACCACAG GACCTTGGAATCGTACCACGTGTTGTCAACGATCTGTTCAATCTGAAACAAGACTACATAAAAAACAAGCAGAAAATTTTCATAGAGCTGTCTTATATGGAGTACGGAAGACACGTCGCCAACGATTTGCTGAAGAAGTACCCGAACAGTCTGGAATACCCGTTTGTCGGCACCAAACTGAAAGTCAAGGACAAGGATCAGGCCctcaatttgatttttaaag GGGAAGGTCGTAAGGAACTCATATCAAACGGTCACTCTTCACACATGTTCAGCAGCATTCTCACATTTTTCATAACAATCAAAGACGCCACCTTAGAAAAACCCTTCTGTTTTTCTTCAAAG CTGCATCTGATTGATCTGGCTGGCACCGACTCGTCATCCAACAAAACGTGCTCATTCAAGTCACCGTCGGACGTCGGAACTGCCAATCTGTTCAAAAGTGATCTGGAAGCTTTCGTGTTGTGTCTCTGCGACAACATTCCTGAAAAGATCAAGATCAAAATCAGGACGAATCCGTTGATTAAGTATCTCGGATGCTCGCTCAGCAACCAATCCATTTTGAG GTTTGTAGGTCACATCAGCCTGGAAACGGAAAATATGTCGATCACCTCGTCGCTGCTCAGGTTCGGATTGGCGTTGAAAGGTTTAAAAATGAGGTCCAAGATTGTCATTTCCGGCCTGACCCCAGATGTCGAAACCACCTTTTACAAA AGGGAGTTGGAGAAAATGCTTGAAGAGAAACGCCAGGAGGCGATCATAACGAATCAAGTGAAGAGATGTTTTGTGGACACTGAAAGGTTTCAACAGATGCAACGGTCGGTGTACGATTTTCTAAACAACGGTGTCGAAATGATGGAAGTGCTGAACGTGACGGAAATCAAGACAACCTTCGACATCTTCCGGAAGATCTACACCGACTTCGATTCTGAAAAGTCGAAAATCTACAAGGAAGCTTACAACAAAGCCATCGAGGACACAAAAATGAGTAAGAAAAGCACTATTGCGCCGACTACCAAACGTTCAATGGAGCTCAGAA GTTTTTCAAGGATAACACCGAAGACAAGCTCGTCGGAGAGCAGTCAgaagaaacaacaacaacgtgTCAGCCACATTCCGAAGCGCAGCACGCATTCAGTCGATGTGGAACTGACGGCCAAGTCGAGTTCGATCAAAAAGGACGTTTCGTACATTCCGGACATTTTGCCGGAGTACTTGTCGGTCTGGATGACATACACGAACGACGGCGACTCCAACTTCGCCGTCTTCGAGGAACAATACAGGGACAACGAGCTGACTTTGCACGATGCTTATCTGAGTTATTTGCAAGAGCTCAAAACTCTCGAAGAATTTAAGACCAAAGTGGACCAGTTGGAACTGGAACTAGAACAT GTGAAACTGTTGGCGTCTACGTCCATGGGCAAGGATGAAAGTTTGCAGGGCGTAGTCGAGGCTTGTATGGAGAATCTGGAGAAGGCGCGACAGGAGGAGCTAGTACAGACTGAGAAGTGTTTGTCGTGCAGGACGAAGGTGAACGTCCTCCTGAACATGAGACATAAGTACAGGAAATTGCTGGAGCTGGATTTTGATGAGTACTGCATCGTACACTTCCAGATGAAGGTGCCCAATTTACAGGACTTTCAAGCTAACCAATTG GAGATGTGTACAGTGAATTTAGAAGGACTGAAGCAGGAGCATGAGGATAGGCCGCAGGAGTGTGGGGTTTACGTGGAGAAGATAATGACCTTGGGCAAACTCCAGGAGTTGCAGTCGCTTATTGCGAAAGAGGTCCAGAAGAAGATACGTTATGAAAAGACCCACAAAACTATGTTTAAGCTTTAA